GACCCGAACAacaaccccccagcaccccctcaaAGAGAACAGGGACGCACTGACCCCCCCAGGGTGGGAGCCGGCTCCGCCAGGGGGCCAGCACGTAACCGGTTTGTGTCGATGTATAAAATGGAGCCTCTAAGGGAGTGTctctggctggctgagggggaaGCAAAAGTCCCGCCCTTCAGCAAGCTGCTCCCTGTATTATTGGCCTGGCCGAGTCTGCGGGATCCCAGGACCTGCCTCGCTGACAATGAACCTGGCCTGGCGCCTTCGTcccttaacagatcttgtggtcattgggtggttcgcTCGAAGActgcgcagggctggggcggcacagGGAGAAAACAGCCAAATATCTAACCCCACCACTCAGCCCCCCAATCCCCTCCACTACCTGGATCCCAAGAGACCCCTCCCGCCTTCCTGACCCCCCTTCCCTCCGCATTTCAGATTCTACAAACTCCACGAGCGCAGATGTGAGCCCATTGCCATGACGGTGCCCCGCAAGGTGagccggggggggctgggagcccggacgcctgggttccatcccggccagggagggtctgggagcccggacgcctgggacCGATGCTGGCTCTCTCCTCCCACAGTCAGACCTGTTCCAGGAGGACCTGTACCCCGACACGGCCGGGCCTGACCCCGCCCTGACGGCAGAAGAATGGTTCGGGGGCAAGGACGCCGGTCCCCTGCTCATCTCCCTGAAGGACGGATACGTCCCGTCCAAGAGCCGCGAGTTCAAAGTCAACAAGAGCATCCTGGAGCCACGCCGGAGCCAGACCTGCTCCGATGGGGGCAGCCCCGGGGTGAGACaagggggggctgcgggtcgggagtgaggggcaccggtggagctgggggtggggagcccagggctgggccggcaggggctgtgggtcgggagtgaggggcaccggcagagctgggggtggggagcccagggctgggctagcagggggctgcgggtcgggagtgaggggcaccggtggagctgggggaggggaccccagggctgggccggcaggggctgcaggtcgggagtgaggggcaccggcagagctgggggaggggactccATGGCTGGgccggcaggggctgcgggtcgggagtgaggggcaccggtggagctgggggaggggaccccagggctgggccggcaggggctgcaggtcgggagtgaggggcaccggcagagctgggggaggggactccATGGCTGGgccggcaggggctgcgggtcgggagtgaggggcaccacacgagctctccccctccccaggcgcTGGAGAAGCTGACTGAGGACGTGCGGCAGCTGCAGGCGATGGTGGCGGAGCAGGAGCGACGCATCGCAGTGCTGGAGGCCAAGGCTGCCAAATAGCCGGGGGGAGCCTCCGTCCCCCCCTCAACCTTCTGTCTAACTCAGGGCTGCCCCACCACACTGgaaccttcctgcccccccccccccccaagctttgccggctggagcctcctcctgcccccccggctGCCAGCAGGCGGCGCTCCCCCCCCAGCATCTGCCATGGCCAAAGAGACCCACCCCCACTATGCCTTCATGGGGGGCCAGGTCCTGCCCAGTTAACCCTCAAATGCCCCCataaccccccttccccctgtaCCTTCCCCTCCGTCTCTGGGAGGCCGGATCCCTCCCGCCCTGTACAGAGaagcttttatcttttttacctTGTTTTTTTAAGTCATGGGGGGGGGAGTAACGGGGGGGGATAGGGCGGAACTGGGGGCCACCCCAGGGGAGGGGACAGGCGCCAGTGTCTTTCTGCTGTGAAGGTTTCTACCAATAAACTTTGTAAATAGCACTTGTGCCTCGCTTtgtgctgggggtgcggggtggctgagacaccccccccccgtggtGGAGAGGGGGAGACGGGTGTTCAGATCTCAGGGGAAACGGAGGATGCCCCCACGCGTCACATCCCTGAGGCTTGGACAGAGCAGGGACGTGTGTTGACTCTGAAGGCTACTGATGGCAGCATTGCAGGATGCATCGAACCAAGGGATTGTTAAAGCCACAAATGGTTCAACTGCCCCCGCACAATTCATAACCTGAGATCTCCCCCCCGGCTGGGACTAAGGGGTACAGCTGTGGgttggggcactggcagggctgggggggcagggggctgcgggtcgggagtgaggggcacaggcagagctgggctagcaggggctgtgggttgggagtgaggggcactggcagaactgggggatccaggggctgcgggtcgggagtgaggggcaccggcagggctggggggggggcagggggctgtgggtcgggactgaggggcaccagcagggctgtgggttgggagtgaggggcactggcagagctgggggatccAGGGgccgcgggtcgggagtgaggggcaccggcagagctggggggggggcagggggctgggggtcgggaatGAGGGGCACCAGTCAGACAGTATTTCGTTGCCCATAATCCTTTATTCCAGCCGATGGCTCAGCTCCGTGGGGCGCGGCGGTGCCAGCTGCGTCCTGCTCCGGGGGGGCTCACTGCAGGCCCCCCCGCTCCTTCTCCCACTGCTCGGGGGTCAGCGTGCGCTGCTCGAAGGCGTGAATGTGCTTCAGCTCCTCGGCCAGCAGCTCGTTCACcagcctgtggggagggggggtcagtgCCGGAGCCGCAGGAGCCCCCTGgggtcaggggcgggggggtcacgccccagagctcccccagccccacgggGAGCCGGAACTCCGGGAATTGGGGGTcccggtgggggggcagggggggtccCGGCTCACCGGTGTCGCTGGAGCAGGGGCTTCCCCCGGAACCGGCCCGAGACAACGAGAACCTTGAAGCTGGTGGAGCAGCGGC
The sequence above is drawn from the Emys orbicularis isolate rEmyOrb1 chromosome 2 unlocalized genomic scaffold, rEmyOrb1.hap1 SUPER_2_unloc_4, whole genome shotgun sequence genome and encodes:
- the LOC135894772 gene encoding bolA-like protein 2, whose amino-acid sequence is MEAAEPALSAETLRGRLLRGLEAEHVEVEDTTPSRCSTSFKVLVVSGRFRGKPLLQRHRLVNELLAEELKHIHAFEQRTLTPEQWEKERGGLQ